In a genomic window of Oncorhynchus keta strain PuntledgeMale-10-30-2019 chromosome 28, Oket_V2, whole genome shotgun sequence:
- the LOC118360707 gene encoding inter-alpha-trypsin inhibitor heavy chain H6-like isoform X5 encodes MSFSLSYEELLPRRLGRYELTLGLRPGGLVTNLTLDVSIAERTGLSFIKVLPLRNSRLLYNTVTGESEAPASTQVQQNPRCARVHYSPSLQQQSSASSKTLNADYIIQYDVELSDLIGDIQVFDGYFVHYFAPRGLPIVPKDVIFVIDVSGSMIGTKIKQTKQAMSTILGDLREEDHFNIITFSDKVHTWRKGRTVRATQINIRDAKDFVKRIIAEGWTNINAALLSAAQLVNPPSSSGGTRRVPLVIFLTDGEATIGVTSGDFILSNAKSALGATSLFGLAFGDDADFPLLRRLALDNRGVARMVYEDADAALQLKGFYDEVASPLLSDIQLTYMDDQAFDVTRSLFPNYFQGSELVVTGKVKPGVRDLKVSLTASGSKQKVENEVLVSNGEGNRTVLSMGCPGGMDGIPSFVRRLWAYFTIKELLLAKLNTTDPNIQKLLGEKATNLSLKYNFVTPVTSLVVVKPDADEIPTSASTTTVRPTTTTENATMSAADANQPQVTTHLYSLKYVPPTPAPQGSNTDTDPDVDQIATFVSATFSPMPGVTDGPKLWEAAGLLDVSTSIQLQRKDMEVVKDYDATYDNDLDYDSWDESASNPWPPPPSRLSSVRVFSSSVDGDPHFVVQLPKLKQNLCFTVDGRANDVLRLLEDSERGITVDGHLMWAPSKQDVEDRSRTYFDQITISTRGGTGVLGAIMITLSLDAVVVEGEGRDTLHTNQEGSVTRQGVMVSMESRDDFHQSCWIELTKDICFLVLFHHYRHPSYLQMAHLGFYITDGQGLSLSTKGLLGQFQHADMRVTLMKDPRDTLRRPSKEGVLRWGVIHMPVTLQNKTLKDTVRKCHLGSCWVVPKAQVERLLGHPYQSYVVDHL; translated from the exons atgtccttctctctgtcctacGAGGAGCTGCTGCCCCGCAGGTTGGGTCGCTATGAACTGACCCTGGGTCTGAGGCCTGGAGGACTGGTCACTAACCTTACCCTGGACGTCAGTATTGCAGAAAGGACAGGACTCAGCTTCATCAAGGTCCTCCCGCTGAGGAACAGTCGACTGCTCTACAACACTGTCACAG GTGAGTCTGAGGCTCCAGCCTCCACCCAGGTCCAGCAGAACCCTCGTTGTGCTCGTGTGCACTACAGCCCCAGCCTGCAGCAGCAGAGCAGTGCCTCTTCTAAGACACTCAACGCTGACTACATCATCCAGTACGATGTAGAACTCAGTGACCTCATTGGGGACATACag GTGTTTGATGGATACTTTGTCCACTACTTTGCACCTCGTGGGCTTCCTATTGTCCCCAAGGATGTCATctttgtcattgatgtcagtgGCTCCATGATTGGCACCAAGATCAAACAG ACAAAGCAGGCGATGTCCACAATCCTGGGGGACCTGCGTGAGGAGGACCACTTCAACATCATCACTTTCTCAGATAAGGTCCACACATGGAGGAAGGGTCGCACAGTGAGGGCCACGCAGATTAACATACGAGACGCTAAGGACTTTGTCAAGAGGATCATCGCTGAAGGAT GGACCAACATCAATGCAGCCCTCCTCTCAGCCGCCCAGCTGgtcaaccctccctcctcctccggtGGTACCCGCCGGGTCCCTCTGGTCATCTTCCTGACGGACGGTGAGGCTACCATCGGCGTGACATCCGGTGACTTCATCCTGAGCAACGCTAAGAGCGCCCTGGGAGCCACCTCTCTGTTCGGCCTGGCTTTCGGTGACGACGCCGACTTCCCTTTGCTACGGCGTCTGGCACTGGACAACCGCGGCGTGGCGAGGATGGTGTACGAGGATGCGGACGCCGCACTCCAGCTGAAGGGATTCTACGATGAGGTGGCCAGCCCGCTACTGTCAGACATCCAGCTGACCTACATGGACGACCAGGCCTTTGACGTCACACGCTCCCTCTTCCCTAACTACTTCCAGGGCTCCGAGCTGGTGGTCACTGGGAAGGTCAAGCCAGGGGTCAGGGACCTGAAG GTGTCTCTGACGGCCAGTGGCTCCAAGCAGAAGGTGGAGAATGAGGTGTTGGTGTCtaatggagaggggaataggaCAGTGCTCTCTATGGGCTGCCCTGGGGGCATGGATGGGATCCCCAGCTTTGTACGGCGTCTCTGGGCTTACTTCACTATCAAAGAGCTGCTGCTGGCCAAACTgaacaccactgaccctaacATACAGAAACTGCTGGGAGAGAAGGCCACCAACCTCTCCCTCAAGTACAACTTTGTCACTCCTGTTACTTCCCTCGTTGTAGTTAAGCCTGATGCCGATGAAATTCCTACCTCAGCGTCAACTACAACGGTTcgacccaccaccaccacag AAAACGCCACCATGTCTGCTGCTGATGCCAACCAACCTCAGGTCACCACACACCTATACAGTCTTAAGTATGTCCCCCCTACTCCAGCTCCACAGGGCagtaacacagacacagacccagatGTGGACCAGATTGCCACCTTTGTCTCTGCCACGTTTTCCCCCATGCCAGGCGTTACAGACGGACCGAAACTGTGGGAGGCTGCAGGACTATTGG ATGTCTCTACTTCCATTCAGCTCCAGAGAAAAG ATATGGAGGTGGTTAAAG ATTATGATGCAACCTACGACAATGACCTTGACTATGACTCCT GGGATGAATCAGCATCAAATCCTT GGCCGCCCCCCCCCTCCAgactgagctctgtcagagtctTCTCCTCTTCTG TTGATGGAGACCCTCACTTTGTGGTCCAGCTCCCTAAACTGAAACAGAATCTGTGTTTCACGGTGGACGGCAGGGCCAACGATGTACTGAGACTGCTGGAAGACTCCGAGAGAG GTATCACGGTGGATGGTCATTTGATGTGGGCTCCATCCAAACAAGACGTCGAAGACCGTTCCCGTACATACTTTGACCAGATAACCATCTCCACCAGGGGCGGGACAGGTGTGCTGGGCGCCATAATGATCACCCTCTCATTGGATgctgtggtggtggagggggaggggcggGACACCCTACACACCAATCAGGAGGGATCTGTGACAAGGCAGGGTGTGATGGTTTCCATGGAAAGCAGAGATGACTTCCATCAGAGCTGTTGGATCGAGCTGACGAAGGACATTTGTTTCCTGGTTCTCTTCCACCACTACAGACACCCCAGCTACCTGCAGATGGCACACCTCGGATTCTACATCACTGACGGACAGGGCCTCTCTCTTTCAACCAAAGGCCTACTGG GCCAGTTCCAGCATGCTGACATGCGTGTCACGCTGATGAAGGACCCTCGTGACACACTGCGTCGGCCCAGTAAAGAGGGGGTGCTGAGGTGGGGGGTGATACACATGCCCGTCACCCTACAGAACAAGACCCTGAAGGACACAGTGAGGAAATGTCACCTGGGAAGTTGTTGGGTCGTGCCCAAGGCGCAGGTGGAGAGACTGCTGGGGCATCCCTACCAGAGCTATGTGGTGGATCACCTGTAA
- the LOC118360707 gene encoding inter-alpha-trypsin inhibitor heavy chain H6-like isoform X3 produces MYDAAKKKGKTAGLVATKEREIEKFRVAVSVPSGTRMSFSLSYEELLPRRLGRYELTLGLRPGGLVTNLTLDVSIAERTGLSFIKVLPLRNSRLLYNTVTGESEAPASTQVQQNPRCARVHYSPSLQQQSSASSKTLNADYIIQYDVELSDLIGDIQVFDGYFVHYFAPRGLPIVPKDVIFVIDVSGSMIGTKIKQTKQAMSTILGDLREEDHFNIITFSDKVHTWRKGRTVRATQINIRDAKDFVKRIIAEGWTNINAALLSAAQLVNPPSSSGGTRRVPLVIFLTDGEATIGVTSGDFILSNAKSALGATSLFGLAFGDDADFPLLRRLALDNRGVARMVYEDADAALQLKGFYDEVASPLLSDIQLTYMDDQAFDVTRSLFPNYFQGSELVVTGKVKPGVRDLKVSLTASGSKQKVENEVLVSNGEGNRTVLSMGCPGGMDGIPSFVRRLWAYFTIKELLLAKLNTTDPNIQKLLGEKATNLSLKYNFVTPVTSLVVVKPDADEIPTSASTTTVRPTTTTENATMSAADANQPQVTTHLYSLKYVPPTPAPQGSNTDTDPDVDQIATFVSATFSPMPGVTDGPKLWEAAGLLDVSTSIQLQRKDMEVVKDYDATYDNDLDYDSWDESASNPWPPPPSRLSSVRVFSSSVDGDPHFVVQLPKLKQNLCFTVDGRANDVLRLLEDSERGITVDGHLMWAPSKQDVEDRSRTYFDQITISTRGGTGVLGAIMITLSLDAVVVEGEGRDTLHTNQEGSVTRQGVMVSMESRDDFHQSCWIELTKDICFLVLFHHYRHPSYLQMAHLGFYITDGQGLSLSTKGLLGQFQHADMRVTLMKDPRDTLRRPSKEGVLRWGVIHMPVTLQNKTLKDTVRKCHLGSCWVVPKAQVERLLGHPYQSYVVDHL; encoded by the exons ATGTATGACGCAGCCAAGAAAAAAGGAAAAACAGCTGGACTTGTTGCCACCAA agagagggagatcgagaAGTTCCGCGTGGCGGTGAGTGTTCCCTCGGGGACCCGGatgtccttctctctgtcctacGAGGAGCTGCTGCCCCGCAGGTTGGGTCGCTATGAACTGACCCTGGGTCTGAGGCCTGGAGGACTGGTCACTAACCTTACCCTGGACGTCAGTATTGCAGAAAGGACAGGACTCAGCTTCATCAAGGTCCTCCCGCTGAGGAACAGTCGACTGCTCTACAACACTGTCACAG GTGAGTCTGAGGCTCCAGCCTCCACCCAGGTCCAGCAGAACCCTCGTTGTGCTCGTGTGCACTACAGCCCCAGCCTGCAGCAGCAGAGCAGTGCCTCTTCTAAGACACTCAACGCTGACTACATCATCCAGTACGATGTAGAACTCAGTGACCTCATTGGGGACATACag GTGTTTGATGGATACTTTGTCCACTACTTTGCACCTCGTGGGCTTCCTATTGTCCCCAAGGATGTCATctttgtcattgatgtcagtgGCTCCATGATTGGCACCAAGATCAAACAG ACAAAGCAGGCGATGTCCACAATCCTGGGGGACCTGCGTGAGGAGGACCACTTCAACATCATCACTTTCTCAGATAAGGTCCACACATGGAGGAAGGGTCGCACAGTGAGGGCCACGCAGATTAACATACGAGACGCTAAGGACTTTGTCAAGAGGATCATCGCTGAAGGAT GGACCAACATCAATGCAGCCCTCCTCTCAGCCGCCCAGCTGgtcaaccctccctcctcctccggtGGTACCCGCCGGGTCCCTCTGGTCATCTTCCTGACGGACGGTGAGGCTACCATCGGCGTGACATCCGGTGACTTCATCCTGAGCAACGCTAAGAGCGCCCTGGGAGCCACCTCTCTGTTCGGCCTGGCTTTCGGTGACGACGCCGACTTCCCTTTGCTACGGCGTCTGGCACTGGACAACCGCGGCGTGGCGAGGATGGTGTACGAGGATGCGGACGCCGCACTCCAGCTGAAGGGATTCTACGATGAGGTGGCCAGCCCGCTACTGTCAGACATCCAGCTGACCTACATGGACGACCAGGCCTTTGACGTCACACGCTCCCTCTTCCCTAACTACTTCCAGGGCTCCGAGCTGGTGGTCACTGGGAAGGTCAAGCCAGGGGTCAGGGACCTGAAG GTGTCTCTGACGGCCAGTGGCTCCAAGCAGAAGGTGGAGAATGAGGTGTTGGTGTCtaatggagaggggaataggaCAGTGCTCTCTATGGGCTGCCCTGGGGGCATGGATGGGATCCCCAGCTTTGTACGGCGTCTCTGGGCTTACTTCACTATCAAAGAGCTGCTGCTGGCCAAACTgaacaccactgaccctaacATACAGAAACTGCTGGGAGAGAAGGCCACCAACCTCTCCCTCAAGTACAACTTTGTCACTCCTGTTACTTCCCTCGTTGTAGTTAAGCCTGATGCCGATGAAATTCCTACCTCAGCGTCAACTACAACGGTTcgacccaccaccaccacag AAAACGCCACCATGTCTGCTGCTGATGCCAACCAACCTCAGGTCACCACACACCTATACAGTCTTAAGTATGTCCCCCCTACTCCAGCTCCACAGGGCagtaacacagacacagacccagatGTGGACCAGATTGCCACCTTTGTCTCTGCCACGTTTTCCCCCATGCCAGGCGTTACAGACGGACCGAAACTGTGGGAGGCTGCAGGACTATTGG ATGTCTCTACTTCCATTCAGCTCCAGAGAAAAG ATATGGAGGTGGTTAAAG ATTATGATGCAACCTACGACAATGACCTTGACTATGACTCCT GGGATGAATCAGCATCAAATCCTT GGCCGCCCCCCCCCTCCAgactgagctctgtcagagtctTCTCCTCTTCTG TTGATGGAGACCCTCACTTTGTGGTCCAGCTCCCTAAACTGAAACAGAATCTGTGTTTCACGGTGGACGGCAGGGCCAACGATGTACTGAGACTGCTGGAAGACTCCGAGAGAG GTATCACGGTGGATGGTCATTTGATGTGGGCTCCATCCAAACAAGACGTCGAAGACCGTTCCCGTACATACTTTGACCAGATAACCATCTCCACCAGGGGCGGGACAGGTGTGCTGGGCGCCATAATGATCACCCTCTCATTGGATgctgtggtggtggagggggaggggcggGACACCCTACACACCAATCAGGAGGGATCTGTGACAAGGCAGGGTGTGATGGTTTCCATGGAAAGCAGAGATGACTTCCATCAGAGCTGTTGGATCGAGCTGACGAAGGACATTTGTTTCCTGGTTCTCTTCCACCACTACAGACACCCCAGCTACCTGCAGATGGCACACCTCGGATTCTACATCACTGACGGACAGGGCCTCTCTCTTTCAACCAAAGGCCTACTGG GCCAGTTCCAGCATGCTGACATGCGTGTCACGCTGATGAAGGACCCTCGTGACACACTGCGTCGGCCCAGTAAAGAGGGGGTGCTGAGGTGGGGGGTGATACACATGCCCGTCACCCTACAGAACAAGACCCTGAAGGACACAGTGAGGAAATGTCACCTGGGAAGTTGTTGGGTCGTGCCCAAGGCGCAGGTGGAGAGACTGCTGGGGCATCCCTACCAGAGCTATGTGGTGGATCACCTGTAA